The following are encoded in a window of Streptomyces griseiscabiei genomic DNA:
- the rsgA gene encoding ribosome small subunit-dependent GTPase A: protein MSLSSFPSSSLSASSSHPLVPYGWDTSWADAFAPYDAEGLLAGRVVRVDRGQCDVITADGPLRADTAFVTPHDPMRVVCTGDWVAVEPAGDPRYVRAYLPRRSAFVRSTSSKRAEGQILAANVDYAVVAVSLATELDLGRVERFLALAWESGAQPVVVLTKADLVPDAATLGYLVQDVETVAPGVAVLTVSSALGEGLDVLAAVLSGGTSVLLGQSGAGKSTLANALLGEDVMDVQAIRDVDGKGRHTTTTRNLLALPGGGVLIDTPGLRGVGLWDAETGVGQVFAEIEELAADCRFHDCAHVAEPGCAVLGAVESGALPERRLDSYRKLLRENQRIVAKSDARVRAEIRKEWKRRGAEGRAAMEAKRGGLR from the coding sequence TTGTCTCTCTCGTCCTTCCCGAGTTCATCGCTCTCCGCTTCCTCCTCGCACCCCCTCGTCCCCTACGGCTGGGACACCTCCTGGGCGGACGCCTTCGCCCCGTACGACGCCGAGGGCCTGCTCGCCGGGCGGGTCGTCCGCGTCGACCGGGGCCAGTGCGACGTCATCACCGCGGACGGTCCGCTGCGGGCCGACACCGCGTTCGTCACCCCGCACGACCCCATGCGGGTCGTCTGCACGGGCGACTGGGTCGCCGTGGAACCCGCGGGCGATCCGCGCTACGTCCGCGCCTACCTGCCCCGCCGCAGCGCCTTCGTCCGCTCCACCTCGTCCAAGCGCGCCGAGGGCCAGATCCTCGCCGCCAACGTCGACTACGCGGTCGTCGCCGTCTCACTGGCCACCGAACTCGACCTCGGCCGTGTCGAGCGGTTCCTGGCGCTCGCCTGGGAGTCCGGGGCGCAGCCCGTCGTCGTCCTCACCAAGGCCGACCTCGTACCGGACGCCGCCACGCTGGGGTATCTGGTGCAGGACGTGGAGACCGTCGCGCCCGGCGTCGCCGTGCTGACGGTCAGTTCCGCGCTCGGGGAGGGCCTCGACGTCCTCGCCGCGGTGCTCTCCGGCGGCACGTCCGTCCTCCTCGGGCAGTCCGGCGCCGGAAAGTCGACCCTCGCCAACGCGCTGCTCGGCGAGGACGTCATGGACGTCCAGGCCATCCGTGACGTGGACGGCAAGGGACGGCACACCACGACCACCCGCAACCTCCTCGCCCTGCCCGGCGGCGGGGTCCTCATCGACACCCCCGGCCTGCGCGGCGTCGGCCTCTGGGACGCCGAGACCGGCGTCGGACAGGTCTTCGCCGAGATCGAGGAGCTCGCCGCGGACTGCCGTTTCCACGACTGTGCCCATGTCGCCGAGCCCGGCTGCGCCGTCCTCGGCGCGGTCGAGTCCGGTGCGCTGCCCGAGCGACGGCTCGACAGCTACCGGAAGCTGCTGCGCGAGAACCAGCGGATCGTCGCGAAGAGCGACGCGCGGGTGCGGGCGGAGATCCGCAAGGAGTGGAAGCGGCGGGGCGCGGAGGGCCGCGCGGCCATGGAGGCGAAGAGGGGTGGTCTGCGCTGA
- a CDS encoding AlkA N-terminal domain-containing protein, whose translation MKDEDTRYEAVRSRDGRFDGEFFFAVATTGIYCRPSCPAVTPKRANVRFYATAAGAQGAGFRACRRCRPDAVPGSAAWNVRADAVGRAMRLIGDGVVDREGVAGLAVRLGYSARQVQRQLTAEVGAGPVALARAQRAHTARVLLQTTALPVTEIVFAAGFSSVRQFNDTMRAVYAMTPSALRAGAPRRPAGAPTTGIPLRLAYRGPYQAAALFDVLAAETVTGVEETTGGRGHRTYRRTLRLPYGTGVAEVGERPGGGRRGSADGGWLDARLHLTDPRDLTTAVQRLRRLFDLDADPYAVDERLGADPRLAPLVAAAPGLRSPGTADPEEYAVRALVGPDEAARLVQVYGKRLDSPHGALTHLFPDPAALAGAGGPLGALATALADGTLRLDVGADREAAEAALPALPGLDARTVAEIRTRALGDPDVAPPDGTAPDSWRPWRSYALRRLRTQEPTRVQGQGVQS comes from the coding sequence ATGAAGGACGAGGACACCAGGTACGAGGCGGTGCGGAGCAGGGACGGACGGTTCGACGGGGAGTTCTTCTTCGCCGTCGCGACGACCGGGATCTACTGCCGGCCGAGCTGTCCGGCGGTGACGCCGAAGCGGGCGAACGTCCGGTTCTACGCCACCGCCGCCGGTGCCCAGGGCGCCGGATTCCGGGCCTGCCGGCGGTGCCGGCCGGACGCCGTCCCCGGGTCGGCCGCATGGAACGTGCGCGCGGACGCCGTGGGCCGGGCCATGCGGCTCATCGGGGACGGCGTGGTCGACCGGGAGGGCGTCGCCGGACTGGCCGTGCGGCTGGGATACAGCGCACGGCAGGTCCAGCGGCAGCTCACCGCCGAGGTCGGCGCCGGGCCCGTCGCCCTGGCCCGCGCCCAGCGCGCCCACACCGCCCGCGTTCTCCTCCAGACCACCGCGCTCCCGGTCACCGAGATCGTTTTCGCGGCCGGTTTCAGCAGCGTGCGCCAGTTCAACGACACGATGCGGGCCGTGTACGCCATGACCCCGAGCGCCCTGCGCGCCGGCGCACCCCGGCGGCCCGCCGGTGCGCCGACCACCGGTATTCCGCTCCGGCTCGCGTACCGGGGCCCGTACCAGGCCGCCGCGCTCTTCGATGTCCTCGCCGCCGAGACCGTCACCGGCGTCGAGGAGACGACCGGTGGACGCGGGCACCGCACCTACCGGCGCACCCTCCGCCTCCCGTACGGCACCGGCGTCGCCGAGGTCGGCGAACGGCCCGGGGGCGGCCGCCGGGGCAGCGCGGACGGCGGCTGGCTCGACGCCCGGCTGCATCTCACCGACCCCCGGGACCTCACCACCGCCGTACAGCGGCTGCGCCGGCTGTTCGACCTGGACGCCGACCCGTACGCCGTGGACGAACGCCTCGGCGCGGACCCCCGGCTCGCCCCGCTCGTCGCCGCCGCGCCGGGGCTGCGCTCGCCGGGCACGGCCGATCCGGAGGAGTACGCGGTACGGGCGCTCGTGGGGCCCGACGAGGCGGCCCGGCTCGTACAGGTGTACGGGAAGAGGCTGGACTCCCCGCACGGGGCACTGACCCATCTGTTCCCCGACCCGGCCGCGCTGGCCGGCGCGGGCGGTCCGCTCGGGGCGCTCGCCACCGCCCTCGCCGACGGCACCCTCCGTCTCGACGTGGGCGCCGACCGGGAAGCCGCCGAGGCCGCGCTGCCGGCGCTGCCGGGCCTGGACGCGCGGACCGTCGCCGAGATCCGCACCCGCGCCCTCGGCGACCCGGACGTGGCACCACCGGACGGGACCGCGCCCGACAGCTGGCGGCCCTGGCGGTCCTACGCCCTCCGCCGTCTACGGACACAAGAGCCAACACGCGTACAGGGACAGGGAGTTCAGTCGTGA